One part of the Capricornis sumatraensis isolate serow.1 chromosome 13, serow.2, whole genome shotgun sequence genome encodes these proteins:
- the MICAL1 gene encoding F-actin-monooxygenase MICAL1, translating into MASPTSTNPAHAHFESFLQAQLCQDVLSSFQGLCGALGLEPGGGLSQYHKIKAQLNYWSAKSLWAKLDKRASQQVYQQGRACTGTKCLVVGAGPCGLRAAVELAMLGARVVLVEKRTKFSRHNVLHLWPFTIHDLRALGAKKFYGRFCTGSLDHISIRQLQLLLLKVALLLGVEIHWGITFTGLQPPPKKGSGWRAQLQPSPPAQLAKYEFDVLISAAGGKFVPEGFTVREMRGKLAIGITANFVNGRTVEETQVPEISGVARIYNQSFFQSLLKATGIDLENIVYYKDDTHYFVMTAKKQCLLRLGVLRQDWPDTERLLGSANVVPEALQRFARAAADFATHGKLGKLEFAQDAHGRPDVSAFDFTSMMRAESSARVQERHGTRLLLGLVGDCLVEPFWPLGTGVARGFLAAFDAAWMVKRWAEGAGPLEVLAERESLYQLLSQTSPENMHRNVAQYGLDPATRYPNLNLRAVTPSQVRDLYDVEAKEPVQKMSDKTDSGKPATGAVGSQEELLRWCQEQTAGYPGVHVTDLSSSWADGLALCALVHRLRPALLEPSEIQGMGALEATSWALKMAEHELGITPVLSAQAMVAGSDPLGLIAYLSHFHSAFKSTPHNPGSVSQGSPGAATAVLFLGKLQRTLQRTRTQENGEDAGGKKPRLEIEAETPSTEEPPVQEPDEPMTPPSQQQDASAEDLCALCGQHLYILERLCADGCFFHRSCFRCHICEATLWPGGYGRHPGDGYLYCLQHLPQTGHKEDSSDRGPESQDLPVPSENNMPSGPMTPVAFHQGTSPVPNPSQPTRRLIRLSSPERQRLSSLHLTPDPEMEPPPKPPRSCSALAHQALEASFKGWGMPVQSPQVLEAMEKGEEESSSSSEEETEEEEDVPLDSDMEQFLRNLAKNSGTMNNYPTWRRTLLRRAREEEMKRFCKAQAIQRRLNEIEAALRELEARGTELELALRSQSSSPEKQKALWVEQLLQLVQKKNSLVAEEAELMITVQELNLEEKQWQLDQELRTYMNREETLKTAADRQAEDQVLRKLLDVVNQRDALIRFQEERRLSELASEPGVQG; encoded by the exons ATGGCCTCACCCACCTCCACCAACCCAGCGCATGCCCACTTTGAGAGCTTCTTGCAGGCCCAGCTGTGCCAGGATGTGTTGAGCAGCTTCCAAGGGCTATGTGGGGCCCTAGggctggagcctggtggggggcTCTCCCAGTACCACAAGATCAAGGCCCAGCTCAACTACTGGAGTGCTAAGTCGCTGTGGGCCAAGCTGGACAAGAGAGCGAGCCAGCAGGTCTACCAGCAGGGCCGGGCCTGCACCGGCACTAAG TGCCTGGTGGTGGGGGCGGGACCTTGCGGTCTGCGGGCTGCTGTGGAGCTGGCGATGCTGGGGGCCCGAGTGGTGCTGGTGGAAAAGCGCACCAAGTTCTCTCGCCACAACGTGCTCCACCTCTGGCCCTTCACCATCCACGACCTTCGGGCACTCGGCGCCAAGAAGTTCTATGGGCGCTTCTGCACAGGCTCCCTGGACCACATCA gcatcCGGCAACTGCAGCTCCTCTTGTTGAAAGTGGCATTACTGCTGGGGGTGGAAATCCACTGGGGCATCACTTTCACTGGCCTGCAGCCTCCTCCCAAAAAGG GGAGTGGTTGGCGTGCTCAGCTCCAGCCCAGTCCCCCAGCCCAACTGGCCAAGTATGAATTTGATGTCCTCATCTCTGCGGCTGGAGGTAAATTTGTCCCTGAAG GCTTCACAGTGCGAGAAATGCGCGGCAAACTGGCAATTGGCATCACGGCTAACTTTGTGAACGGGCGCACCGTGGAAGAGACACAGGTGCCCGAGATCAGTGGTGTGGCCAGGATCTACAACCAGAGCTTcttccagagcctgctcaaagCTACAG GCATTGATCTGGAGAATATCGTGTACTACAAGGATGACACCCACTACTTTGTGATGACAGCCAAGAAGCAGTGCCTCCTACGGCTGGGAGTGCTGCGTCAG GACTGGCCCGATACTGAACGGCTGCTGGGCAGCGCCAACGTGGTGCCCGAGGCTTTGCAGCGCTTTGCTCGGGCAGCTGCCGACTTCGCCACCCACGGCAAGCTTGGGAAGCTGGAGTTTGCCCAGGACGCCCACGGGCGGCCGGACGTCTCTGCCTTTGACTTCACAAGCATGATGCGGGCAGAGAGCTCTGCTCGGGTGCAGGAGAGGCACGGCACCCGCCTGCTGCTGGGGCTGGTCGGGGACTGTCTGGTGGAG CCCTTCTGGCCCCTGGGCACTGGAGTGGCCCGGGGCTTCCTGGCAGCCTTTGATGCCGCCTGGATGGTGAAGCGGTGGGCAGAGGGCGCTGGGCCCCTAGAGGTGTTAGCAGAGAG AGAGAGCTTGTACCAGCTCCTGTCACAGACGTCCCCAGAGAACATGCACCGCAACGTGGCGCAGTATGGGCTGGACCCCGCCACCCGCTACCCCAACCTGAACCTGCGGGCTGTGACCCCCAGTCAG GTACGAGACCTGTACGACGTGGAGGCCAAGGAGCCTGTGCAGAAGATGAGTGACAAGACAGACTCCGGAAAGCCAGCCACTG GGGCAGTGGGCTCCCAGGAGGAGCTGCTGCGCTGGTGCCAGGAACAGACAGCTGGGTACCCCGGTGTCCATGTCACTGACTTGTCTTCCTCCTGGGCTGATGGGCTGGCTCTGTGCGCCCTGGTGCACCGGCTGCGGCCCGCCCTTCT AGAACCCTCCGAGATCCAGGGAATGGGGGCTCTGGAAGCTACTTCTTGGGCGCTGAAGATGGCAGAGCATGAGCTAGGCATCACACCAGTGTTGTCCGCACAGGCGATGGTGGCAGGGAGTGACCCACTGGGCCTCATTGCCTACCTCAGCCACTTCCATAGTGCCTTCAAGAGCACACCACACAACCCAG GCTCGGTCAGCCAAGGCTCCCCAGGCGCTGCCACTGCTGTACTATTCCTTGGCAAACTGCAGAGGACCCTGCAACGGACCCGGACTCAG GAAAATGGGGAGGATGCTGGTGGCAAGAAGCCTCGCCTGGAG ATAGAGGCTGAGACCCCAAGTACTGAGGAGCCACCTGTCCAAGAGCCTGATGAACCAATGACACCGCCATCCCAGCAGCAGGAC GCCAGTGCTGAGGATCTGTGTGCACTTTGTGGGCAACACCTCTATATCCTGGAACGCCTCTGTGCTGATGGCTGTTTCTTCCACCGGAGCTGCTTCCGCTGTCATATCTGTGAGGCCACATTATGGCCAGGTGGCTATGGGCGGcacccaggagatg GATATCTCTACTGCCTCCAGCACCTGCCTCAGACAGGCCACAAAGAAGATAGCAGCGACAGAGGTCCTGAGAGTCAG GACCTTCCCGTGCCGAGTGAGAATAACATGCCATCAGGCCCCATGACTCCCGTGGCCTTCCACCAAGGGACCAGTCCTGTCCCAAACCCCAGCCAGCCCACCCGTCGACTGATCCGCCTCTCCAGCCCAGAACGCCAGCGTTTATCCTCCCTTCATCTCACCCCTGACCCGGAAATGGAGCCTCCACCCAAGCCCCCCCGAAGCTGCTCTGCCTTGGCCCACCAAGCCCTGGAAGCAAGCTTCAAGGGCTGGGGAATGCCAGTCCAGAGCCCTCAGG TTCTTGAGGCCATGGAAAAAGGGGAAGAAGAGAGTTCCTCCTCCAGtgaagaggaaacagaggaagaggaagatgtgCCTTTGGACTCAGACATGGAACAG TTTCTGAGGAACTTGGCTAAGAACTCAGGCACCATGAACAATTATCCAACGTGGCGTCGGACTCTGCTGCGCCGGGCCAGGGAGGAGGAGATGAAGCGGTTCTGCAAGGCTCAG GCCATCCAGCGGCGACTAAATGAGATTGAGGCTGCTCTAAGGGAGCTGGAGGCCAGGGGCACAGAGCTGGAGCTGGCTTTGAGGAGCCAGAGCA GTTCCCCCGAAAAGCAAAAGGCATTATGGGTAGAACAGCTGTTACAGCTTGTTCAGAAGAAAAACAGCCTGGTGGCCGAGGAGGCTGAGCTCATGATCAC AGTGCAGGAGCTGAACTTAGAGGAGAAACAGTGGCAGCTGGACCAAGAGCTGCGAACCTACATGAACCGGGAAG AAACCCTAAAGACAGCTGCTGATCGGCAGGCTGAGGACCAGGTCCTGCGGAAGCTGCTGGATGTGGTGAACCAGCGAGATGCTCTCATCCGCTTCCAGGAGGAGCGCAGGCTCAGTGAGCTGGCCTCAGAGCCAGGGGTCCAGGGCTAG
- the SMPD2 gene encoding sphingomyelin phosphodiesterase 2 — MKPNFTLRLRVFNLNCWGIPFLSKHRADRVKRLGDFLNMESFDLALLEEVWSEQDFQYLRQKLLPTYPAAHYFRSGIIGSGLCVFSKHPIQEFTQHVFTLNGYPYMIHHCDWFCGKAVGLLVLHLSGLVLNAYVTHLHAEYNRQKDIYLAHRVAQAWELAQFIHHTSKKADVVLLCGDLNLHPKDLGCRLLKEWTGLHDAYLETRDFKGSEEGCTMVPKNCYVKHQELGPFPLGIRIDYILYKAVSGLYISCKTFKTTTGHDPYSGPPFSDHEALMATLCVRHSPPQHNPSPTHGPAESSPLTSVLREAWAEVDQGMAQAHWWATMAGYAVGLGLLLLALLCALAAGGWMREAALLLWTPNVGLVLGAGAFYLFHMQEAKGLCKTRAELQHVLGRAREAQDLGPESQPALLLGQQERDRAEEQ, encoded by the exons ATGAAGCCCAACTTCACCCTGCGACTGAGGGTCTTTAACCTCAACTGCTG GGGCATTCCCTTCCTGAGCAAGCATCGCGCCGACCGCGTGAAGCGCCTGGGAGACTTTCTAAACATGGAGAGCTTCGACCTAGCTCTACTGGAGGAG GTGTGGAGTGAACAGGACTTCCAGTACTTGAGACAGAAGCTGTTGCCCACCTACCCAGCTGCACACTACTTCAGGAG CGGCATCATTGGCAGTGGTCTCTGTGTCTTCTCCAAACACCCAATCCAGGAATTCACCCAGCATGTCTTCACCCTCAATGGCTACCCCTACATG ATCCATCATTGTGACTGGTTCTGTGGGAAGGCTGTGGGGCTGCTGGTACTCCATCTAAGTGGCTTGGTGCTCAACGCCTACGTGACCCAC CTCCATGCGGAGTACAATCGACAGAAGGACATCTACCTAGCACATCGCGTGGCCCAAGCTTGGGAACTGGCCCAGTTCATCCA CCACACATCCAAGAAGGCTGATGTGGTTCTCTTGTGTGGGGACCTCAACTTGCACCCAAAGGACCTGGGCTGCCGCCTGCTGAAAGAGTGGACAGGGCTGCATGATGCCTATCTGGAGACCCGGGACTTCAAG GGCTCTGAAGAAGGCTGTACAATGGTACCCAAGAACTGCTATGTCAAGCACCAGGAGCTGGGGCCATTTCCCTTGGGCATCCGCATCGACTATATACTTTATAAG GCAGTGTCTGGGCTATACATCTCCTGTAAGACTTTCAAAACTACTACAGGCCATGACCCTTACAGCGGCCCCCCCTTCTCTGATCATGAGGCCCTGATGGCTACTCTGTGTGTGAGACACAGCCCCCCCCAGCACAACCCCAGCCCTACCCATG GACCAGCAGAGAGCTCGCCATTGACCAGTGTGCTAAGGGAGGCCTGGGCAGAAGTGGACCAGGGCATGGCCCAGGCTCACTGGTGGGCCACCATGGCCGGCTATGCAGTTGGTCTAGGGCTTCTTCTCCTGGCGTTGCTGTGTGCCCTGGCGGCCGGAGGATGGATGAGGGAAGCTGCTCTACTGCTCTGGACCCCCAACGTAGGACTGGTGCTGGGGGCAGGTGCCTTCTACCTCTTCCACATGCAGGAGGCCAAGGGCTTGTGTAAGACCCGGGCCGAGCTTCAGCATGTGCTGGGAAGGGCAAGAGAGGCCCAGGACCTGGGCCCAGAGTCCCAGCCAGCCCTGCTCCTAGGGcagcaggagagagacagagctGAGGAACAATAA